DNA sequence from the Teretinema zuelzerae genome:
GGGCCCGTAGACCCATGTTGCCGGTAGAGTACGAAACGAACTGACAGATCATGTCGTACATGATATCCGGCGGGATTCCGTTGACGGCTCCGTTTTTCACGAGGGACTCGCCGGACGTCTCAAGCCGGGCTTTCGCTTTCGGGGCCGAAGCGGGAATCCAGCTGTCCACCAGCGACAGCATTTCCTCCCTGCTCAGCTCTGGTGCTTCCTTAAGAAGCAAATCCGCGGCGAATTCCCTGAACGTGCCCCTGATGCCGTCCATGCTTTTTTGAATCGACGATTCTATCGCGCCTGACATCTGATGAGCCGCCTTCCCGGGATCGAGGGAAATAATGCCTGTGCTGGATTCCAGATCTGCCTTCCGCCGTGTCACGGCGGCCTCGAGAGCGTCGATATCCCTGAGATCGGAGCGGTTTAATATGTAATCCAGGGCTGCGAACAGTTCCTGTTTTGTCGAACGGGAAGCCATATACATAAAATACCCGCTGGAGAGCGTTTCCGCAAGAGAAATAAAGCCGATGCCCGTTATTGACCGATAAAGGCGCTCAAGCGTATTCTGAACACGTCATGGAAATTGAATTACTTGGATCAGGGACAAGCCACGGAGTGCCGGTGATCGGCTGTTCATGTCCCGTATGCGCTTCGAAGGACCAGAAAGACAACCGGATGAGGGCGAGCGCCCTTATCAGGGGGAACGACGGCAGAACAATACTCATCGATCCGGGCCCGGAATTCCGCATCCAGGCGCTCAGAACAGGCCTTGCGCGGCTCGACGCCATTCTCGCGACGCATGCGCACGCCGACCACGTACACGGCCTCGACGACGTGCGCATCTTCTCCCGGGATCATGACATACCCCTCTACTGCAACGCCGTATGCCTCGAAGACATCAAAAACAGGTTCGACTATATCTTCAAACCTACGCAGGAAGGAGGAGGAAAGCCTCGCATTGCGCTGAAAGAGGCGCGCGGAGGCGAGAAGTTCTACGCCGCCGGCATCGAAGTCACGCCGATCCCGGTGATGCACGGACAGCTTCCCGTTTTCGGATGGAGAATCGGAGACGCCGCGTATCTGACCGACTGCAACGGCATTCCCGACGGTTCGATCGAGCTGCTCAAAGGAGTCAAAAGCCTGATAATCGACGGATTGCGCGTCAGGCCCCATTCAACCCACTTTAATTTCGAAGGGGCTCTGGAGCAAATTCAGAGAATCAACCCCGATAAGGCATGGCTCACTCATTTATGCCATGATTTTACGCACGCCGAAATCCAGGACTGGCTTCGAAAACGCGTTCCGGGCAAAAAAATAGAGCCCGCGTTCGACGGGCTCTGCATCAGTATCGGACGATAAGAAATCGTCAGATAGCCGAAAATAAATCAGACCTTTTTGGTAACATAACCGCTTCTGAGGCAGCGGGTGCACATCTTAATGGTCATGGTTGTACCGCCGAGAATAGTCTTTACCTCGACGATATTGGGCTTCCACAAACGGCGGGTGTGGTTGTAGGACTTACTGACCTTGTTACCGCTTATCGTACCCTTGCCGCAAATTTCACATCTCCGGGACATATTAAACCTACCTTTCAGAAGGGGACGCATGTACCCCTTTTAATTTGCCTATAATGGAAGCTCATAGTATCAGATTCATGAAACCATGTAAAGTGGCTTCATGAAAATCATTAGATTGTACCCTCGTATACCAGTTTTTCCTGGCTGTCCAGCGTGATTGTGGAACCCGGCTCGAGCGTTTTCATCGCCCCTGATACCTGTGAAATCCAGATCAGGTTTGGATTGATCATAGACAACACTTCTTCGCTCATCTCGGACGGGTTCTCTACGACAAGACCGTCTACAACCCGGAGGATGGGAACGAAGGACATATCGAGATTACGGGTAACCAGAATTTCGCCGCCTTTTTTCCTCAGGGCGACGAAGGCTTCTTCAAGATTTTCCGCGCGTACTATTCTTCCGGTCACCCGCTTTTTCGCGTCTTCCGCCGCGGCGTCCACGCTCTCGATTCCCGTCGGGCGGCACTGCCGGCATCCCCCGGCGTTCAAGCCGCGGGCGAGCACGTTGCCCACGAACACCACCCGGATCATGTTGATCATCAAGGGACTGATGATGGGCATGCCGGCGACGAGAACGACCTTGTCGGTTTTTTTAAGCCATTTGGTATCGAGAGAAGCGCGCATCGCGTTTTGAATCATTTGTTCCGAATCTTCGGCGACGGTAACCAGCAGAGGAACCACGCCCCAGTTTAGCAGGAGCTGTCGGCGGATGGTTTCGTCGGGTGTGGCCGCGATGACGGGCTGTTCGGGACGGAAGCTCGCAAGCAACCGGGCGGTATTTCCCGTCATGGTCGGAGTAAGAAGCGCGGCGGCCTGAATCTCGGTCGCGGTTTGGTAGGCCGAATACGCCATGATTTCGCCGATTCCGCCGCGGGAGCGGTCGAGCCGGTGGAACACCCGCATCTTGTTCCGGTATTCGTCGGAGGCTTCGACGGTTCTCGCAATCTTCGCAAGCATCTGCACCGCTTCGACCGGCCAGGCTCCGTTGGCCGTTTCGCCTGAAAGCATGACTGCGTCGGTTCCGTCGAAGATTGCGTTGGCCACGTCCGTCAGTTCAGCGCGGGTCGGACGGGGGTTGACGATCATGGAGTCGAGCATCTGGGTCGCGGTGATGACCGGTTTTCCGGCCATGTTGCACGCATGGATGATCTTTTTCTGCGCAAGCGGGATGCGTTCCGTAGCCAGTTGGACGCCCAGATCCCCGCGCGCGACCATGATGCCGGCGGAAACCGCGATGATGTCTTCTATATTGTCCAAGCCCTCTTCATTCTCGATCTTGGAAATGACGCGAACCTTGGATCCGAAGGGCTCGATGAAACGGAGGATGGATACAACGTCCGCAGGAGAACTCACGAAGCTCGCGGCGATGTAATCGATGCCCTTGGAAAGGCCGAATTCGATATCTTTCTTGTCTTGTTCGCTTAACACGGGAACGTCCGGATGAATGCCTATCACGTTGACGTTTTTGCGGCTGCCGAGAGATCCGGAATTGAGAGCGGTACAGGTAATCGCGTTTTCGCCGTCCGTATCCAGGACCAATAGCTCGACGAGTCCGTCTGCAATCAGGATGCGGCAGTCTTTTTTGATTTCCCGGGGAAGCTGTTTCCAGCTGAGGGAAATCCTGCCGGGTTTTCCGGGACCGCCCGCTTCCTCCGATCCGGCTTCTATCGATACAGAGCCGTCTACAGTGCAAAGAATGGAGTCGCCTTCCCGGATGGCGATCTTTCCGTCTCCGGCGACCATGCCGGTGCGGATTTCCGGACCCTTCGTATCCAACAACAGAGCGCAGGGAATTCCGGTGATGCGGGAAGCTTCCCGAACCCTGTCGATACCCGCTCCATGATATTCGTGATCGCTGTGGGAAAAATTAAAACGGGCAACGTTCATTCCCGCGCGGAGAAGATCGCATACGACGTCGATATTCTCGGTTGTGGGACCCATTGAACACACAATTTTGGTTTTTCTGGAAAACATCATTTCTCCTCAATAAAAATTGAACTACGCTTGCCTTCAACCGAGCACGGGCTCATTCAGGCATGGCGAGAACGGTTTCGATCCGGGACAATTCCGCCGATGAAAGCGGATCGCCCTCCAGAGCCTTCAGATTTTCATCCAATTGGGAAACCGAGCTCGCGCCGATCAACACCGAGGTGGAACGCGGATCTTTGAGAAGCCACTTGATCGCCAGGGCGGAAAGCGTTTCACCGCGTTCTTGAGCGATGTCGTTGAGAGCGTTCAGTTTAGCGAGCATTGCGGGAGTCAGCCGTTCGGGTTTTAAAAATACGCCGCGAGCCGCCCGCGAATCGGAGGGTACCTCTCCTGTCAGATAGCGGGAAGAAAGCAAGCCCTGAGCAAGGGGAGAAAACAGAATCATGCCGACGCCCTCCCTTCCCAAAAGATCGGTCAAACCGTCCTCGACCCAGCGGTCGAGCATCGAATAGCGAGCCTGGTGTATCAGGCAGGGCGTGCCGAGTTCCCGCAGGATCGAGATCGCTTTCGCGGCGGTTTCGGGGCCGTAGTTGGAAATGCCCGCGTACAGCGCTTTTCCCGAACGCACGATATGGTCGAGCGCGCCCATCGTCTCCTCCAGGGGAGTTTCAGGGTCGGGACGATGATGATAAAAGATATCGACGTAATCGAGCTTCATTCTCGCCAGGCTCTGATCAAGGCTCGAAACAAGGTACTTTCGGCTGCCCCAGTCTCCGTAAGGGCCGTCCCACATTCCGTAGCCGGCCTTCGTAGAAACGACGAGTTCGTCGCGGTAGGGGCGCAGGTCTTGGTCCATGACGGAGCCGAAAAAAGTTTCGGCCGAACCCGGGGGAGGTCCGTAATTGTTTGCGAGATCGAAGTGGGTGATTCCCTTGTCGAACGCATGAAGCAGGACATCCCGGGCGGGATCCGCGCGGTCTACGCCGCCGAAATTATGCCAAAGCCCCAGTGAAATTTCCGGAAGCTTGAGTCCGCTGCGTCCGCAGCGGCGATAGTGCATAGTTCCGTACCGGTCGTCGGCTGCCTTATATACGCTCATTTGTTCTCCTTCAGCATCAGGTTGAGTCGTCTTGTCAACCAACCCCGCTGTTGTATATTATAGTAGATACGATGAAAACACTAAATGGTCCGGGGGACTTAAACATATCTCGCGTACTCCGGCTCATCTGGCAGCATAAAGGTATCAGCCGGATCGAAATTGCGCAACAACTCGGCGTTGATAAATCTACTGTAACAAAGATTGTTTCATCCCTGGAAGAGATCGGCATAATCCGCGCCTTCGCCCAAGGGAACGCCGGGCCGCAGGGCGGCAGAAAACCCATACAGCTTGAGGTGACGCCCGACTTCGGGGTTACGTTCGGCATCGAAATAACCACCGACGGAATACTCGCGGTCATGGTGAACTTGAACGGAGAAATCCTGGAATATCTGGACATCAGGATGCCCGTGACATCCGTGTACGACGCTTTCGATCTCGCGGTGGAACAGCTGAGCTTGAAGTGGGAAATCCTCGGACGGCCGCTTCTGGGAATCGGAGTCGGAATCCCCGCCATCGTCAACACGGAAACAGGAACCATCGTCCAGTCGATTCCCCTCGTCATCCATGATCCGATCCATTTTGCCGGCTGGGCCCGGGAAAAATACGGGACTCCCGTCTATATCGAAAACGACGCCAGATGCGGATGCCTCGGAGAGATTACGCTGAGGCACGGCATGGAGCTCGACAACGCGTTGTTTCTGCTCGCGGAAATTCGAAAAATCACCGGTTCAACCGAAAGCCGAAAAAACCTTTCTGTCGGACTCGGCTTCATCCTCAACGGCCAGCCCCATTACGGAAAACAGTTTTCTGCCGGAGAATTCAGGAGCATTTTGTGGGAACCGGGAAACTCCGGACAGTTTCAGTCGAACGACATGACGGGAGACAGGATCGGCTCGGACGAATCCGTAACAGGCTCGATGTTCACCGAACTGGCCCGCCACGCGGCGCTTTTGACGAACAGCCTGAACCTGAACTATGTGTTCATCGGCGGACTCGACGACTCTCTTACGGAAGATCTGATCGCCAGAATTAATTCGGAGATAGTGCGCAACTGGCCCTATGAACATGCGCAGCAATATTCGGTCATTCCTGCGTCTCTGGGCAGAAAGGCGGTCGCCTACGGTGCAGCCGGGCACTGCCTCCAGCGATTCTTTTCCCTCCCGAACATCTACCAGCCCTCGGGCAGCGGCCCGTCGATAAAAGAAACCCTCACCAAAATAAAAGACGTCTCTGCGGATAGCTGAAGCCTGCAAGCGTGCGCGCCGGCGCTCCAGCGTGTTCGCCGGCGGTCGGCGTGTTCGCTTGCGGTAAGCGTGTTCGCCGGCGGTCAGCGTGCGCTTGCGGCCTGCGTGTTCGCTTGCGGTCAGCGTGCTCGCTTGCGGTCAGCATGCACTTGCAGTCAGCGTGTGCGCTTGCGGTCAGCGTGCGCTTGCGGCCTGCGTGTTCGCTTGCGGTCAGCGTGCTCGCTTGCGGTCAGCATGCACTTGCAGTCAGCGTGTGCGCTTGCGGTCAGCGTGCGCTTGCGGCCTGCGTGTTCGCTTGCTTGCGGTAAGCGTGTTCGCTTGCGGTCAGCGTGCTCGCTTGCGCTCAGCGTGCGCTTGCGGCCAGCGTGTTCGCTTGCGGCCAGCGTGCGCTTGCGGTCAGCTGCGGGCGGCTGCGAGGGAGCCGCGGAGGACAAGTTCGGCGGTCAGCGTCATCGAAGAAACAGGCTGTTTGTTGATCATCTTCACCAGCAGCTCGGCGGCGGCCTCGCCTTTTTCGAAGCCGGGCTGCCTCAGCGTGGTGAGCGGAGGATTCATGAAAACAGAGAAGGGAATATCGTCGAAACCGACGACTGAAATATCATCGGGAATCGAAAGTCCCTGAGCCGCGCATTCTTCGTATACGCCGAGGGCCTGCACGTCTGCGAGGCAAACGATGGCAGTGGGGCGTTTTTTCTGGGACAGGAGGTCGCGGGCTACTTTTCGGCCGCTCTCGCTTGAAACTTCCGTATGATGCACCTGAATGCCGGTATGGGCGCCGAAGCTCAGGCCATGGCGCTTAAGCGCGCGATTAAAGCCGTTAAGCCGCGTATCGTTCGTCTGGCTGAAGTGGTCGCCGTTGTCGGAAAGAGTAACGTTTTGCAGCATGAACACCGCTATCTCGCGATGTCCCTGGCGAAGAACTTCTTCCATCAGGCTTTCCGCCGCCGCTTCGTCGTTAATGCCGACATTGACCAGCCCCTCTCCCGCTCCGCCGTCGATGGTAACAAAGGGAAGCCCCCGCTGGTGAAACAATTCAAGAACGGTCATTCCCGGTCCGATGCCGAGGGTGATGATTCCGTCCACGGCCGCGTTTCTGATGGTTTGGGTCAGGACTCCCTTTAAGGGGGAAAGAACCCCGAGTGACAGTCCTTCGCGGTCGCAGATATAGCCGATGCCGCGCATGATCTCCGAAATATAGGGGTTCTGGAATACTTCGTGAATCGACTGCGGCAGCAGCAGACCGATAGAACCGGTCTGCTTCATCGCAAGCGTCCGGGCTACCGGATCGGGCACATATCCCAGTTCGCGCGCGATATCCATAATCCTGGTAAACGTATCCTTGGATATTTTAGAAGGGTTGTTGAAGGCGAACGAAACAGTCGTCTTCGAAACGCCAGCCTCTCGCGCAATATCGTTGATTGTAGCCCGCATTCACTTCATCCTTTTACTGCCCCGGCGGCAATGCCTTTGATTATATACTTCTGCAAGGCCAGATAGAACAACACGATGGGCAGAGCCGACAACGTGAGGGAGGCGGTCATGGCGCCGTACTCCTTGAGGAATTGGCCGTTGAACATCATCTGGGCTAGCTGGATGGTTCCCTGCTTCACCACGATGAGGGGGAGAAGAAAGTCGTTCCAGAGCCAGAGCGCATCGATGACGGCGATTGTGGCTATGATTGTTTTCAAGAGCGGAAAGACAATATTGAAGAAGATGTAAAACTGTCCCGCTCCATCGATCGCGGCTGATTCCTCAAGTTCGCGCGGTACTCCTTTTACGAAGCCGTGGAACATGAAGATCGCCGTCGGACAGCCGAGTCCCCAATACATGACGATAATACCGGGGATGCTCATCAGGTGCAAGTCCGCGGCCAATACCGCGACGGGAACCATGATGATCTGAAACGGAATCACCAGGGCGAGCACAAAATAACCGTAGATTCCCCAGGACAGCCTGCTGTCCGTGCGGGCGAGCTTATAGGCAGCCATCGAGCTGACCAATATTATGCCCGCAAGACCCAGCACGGTGATGGAAAGGGTGTTCAGGAACACCCGGGGAAACTCCATCGCAGTCCAGGCCCGCGCGAAGTTGCCGAAGAACAGGCCCCTCGGCAGGCCGAGCGGATCGACCGTTATCTGGGCGTCGGTCTTAAACGCGTTCAATATCACGAAGATCACCGGGTAAAAAAACACGAGAGCGAAAAGAACCATGACTCCGGTGAATACTCTTCTGGTTACGATCTGATGGGTTGTAGCCATTATTGCTCCACCTCCTTCTTTTTCATTATGTACAGCTGTATTCCGGTTACGATGAATATAATCGTGAACAGAAGCATCGCCTTCGCGGTGGCAAGGCCCGCGCGCTTTCTGGCGAAGGCGTCGAAGAAAATATCAAGGACGACGGGCACGGTTCCGTAGGTATAGGCGGAACCCGAGGTCATGGCGTAGATCAGGTCGAAGCTCTTCAGAGCATTCGCAATAGTAAGGAAAAACGAAATTGTGAGCGCGGGAACAAGGAGCGGCATCGTTATGTTGGTAAACCGCTGCCAGGGCGAGGCTCCGTCGATTTTCGCCGCTTCCACGACGTCGGTCGGAATATTTTGAAGGCCTGCCAGATACACGATCATGTAATAGCCGGCGCCCTGCCAGATCGCGACCATCACGATGAGCCAGGGTGTTTTAGCCGGATCGCTCAGCCATTGATCGATTCCCGTTACCCGGGGGAACATTTGGAAAAAGAGCATTTTCCAGATGAGCGCCACAATGACCATGGACAGCACGTTCGGCAAAAAGAAAACGGATCTGAGGAATTTCTGCCCCTTGATTCCGGTATCGAGGGCGAGGGCGAGAAGGAAGGCGAGAAGATTGATTCCTATGACCGAGAAAAAGGCGAAAAACGCGGTAAAGCCGATGACGCCCAGATCGAAGCCCCGAGAGGTCCACTTCGCGCCGAGCACGGGCTTGAGCTCGCCCAGGGCCCACAGTCCTTCGGCGCCGGATTCTACGTCTTTCGCGCTTTCCGCGGAGAGGTTTTCAGATTTGACAAAAGAGGCGACGGCTTCCCTCCAGGCGTCCCGGTCTCGAGCGAGGGCTGCGGAACGTATGGATGAAATCAGCGCGGAAATAGAATCTGCTTTTATTCTGTCTTCGACCTCGAACTCGGGTATGAGCCAGATCTTGTCTTCAAAGGAAAATTCGTTCCATTCAGAGCGGAGAGAGAAATCTTCTTTAGTTTCCTCGTAGAACGAATCGAAGAGCGCGCGTTCATCCGCGGACAGCTTCGATAATAAGTTTTTCTGCAGATCTTTTTTCGCGATCCGCTGAGGAATCGACGAGGTCGTATTGTAATAAGACTGGTCGAATGAGCGGGGATAAAACGATTCGCTCACTTTTCCGCCGATAATGTCGCGGTAGTTTTTCAGGCCGACGAAGCGGTTCGCTTCGCTTTCATATCCGGCCTTCCGGAAAATCGATTCCACTTTTCTTCTTTCAAAGCCGGAAAGCGAAAGCCGGCTGTAGGCGTTCTCGTCTCCGTTGCGGGCGTATACTGAAAGCAGATATTCTCTGTCTTTTTCGCTCTTCAATTTACCAAGTACGAGGTTTTCAAAATCGCCGCCGTCCATGACGATGGGCGAGCGCGGCGTAAGGCCGTCCCAGTTGGTCAGCGAGATGTACAGGCCGTTCAAAAAAGGGTAGATGAAAAAAATGGTGTACAACACAAAGCTGGGCAGCAGAAATACCGCGAAGTACAGGTGCTTCTTGGTTTTTGATTCTACCATGAACTGGCTCCTTTCGAAAATGATGCAAAAAAAGGCCGCGGTACGCCGTACCGCGGCCCGGTCAATCAAACGGGTCCGCTAAAAACCGGACTTACTTCTTGACGGCTCCGGCCCAGATCGAGTCGATTGACTCGATAACCTTTTCGCCGGTGATCTTCTTGAACATATACTGCTGCGCGCCGTTCTTGCAACCATCCTCGAACGCGGTCGTAGGATAGGAAGAGAAGGCCCAGGGGTACGCGCCGTTCTTGTCAACGCTGGAAAGCAGATCCTGGAAGGGCTGTTTCATGCTGGAAAGATCGGCTCCCTTGAAGGCGGGAACGAGCTTGTAGTCTTCGATCCAGATTTTCTGGGCATCGGGAGACGCGAGCCAGTCCAGGAAGGCGAGAGCAGCGTCCTGCTTTTCCTTGGAAGACTGGGCGGAAACGCCGAAGCAGGAGTCGATGTCTGCGTACATTTTGTTGAGCTTCGCGTCGTTGAACACGGGATAGGGAATGAAACCACAGTTCAGTGAAGGATTGGTACCAATGGCGGCTCCGTATGACCAGAGGCCTTGAACCATCATCGCGGCTGAACCCTTGGCGAAGGCTGCCTGCTGCTGATCCCAGCCCCATTCGGCCGCTTTCGGATCCATGTTGTCTTTGTAGAAGTCGAGCGCAGCGAAGAGCTTCGCGGTGTCCACGGCTCCGTACGAAGTTTTTCCGGCGTTCATGTCCGCGACGAACTTGTCGACCGCGACGCCTTTCTCTCCGACGAGAAGAGCGGTGTGCACGAGGGTGATGAAGTGTCCGGCAGACCAGTTTTCTGCGAGAAGTCCGGCGAAGGGTGTCACTCCGTTGGATTTGAGGGTCGCGCAGACACGCTCGAGCTCGCGGGCGGTCGTTGGAGCCTTCAGGCCGTATTTGTCGAAAATATCCTTGTTATAGATGATTCCGATTCCCGCGTAGTCCATCGGAAGGGCGTATTGTTTTCCGTTGTAGGTAACGGAAGCTTTAGAGCTGTCCACAACCTTGGACATGACGCTCTGCTTGGACAGATCTACTACGTAGCCTTTTTCGGCGTATTCCCAAACGCGGGAGTATGTCTGCATCTGAAGAATGTCGGGTAGCTTACCCTGAGCGGCGCGAGCGGACATGGTCGCGTCGGCGTCGTTGGGAACGATCAGCAGGGAGATTTTTACTCCGGTTTTCGCGGTGTACGCGTCGACGAGCTTCTTGAGCCCTTCCTGATTTTCCTGCTTGTAATAGTACATTTCCAGTTCGACCGGCGCAGCGCCGGCTGAACCTGATTTCGCTTCCGCTCCGCCGCTGGCGAATACCGCGCCCGCCAACAGAACGAGGCTGACCGCGGCGCTCATGATTTTCTTCATTTTCTCTCCTCCATCAAATAAAGACATTTGTTTTTCCAACGGCTATTAAACCGCTTTACCTTATTATTAAACCGGTTTACTCATTTGTCAATATAAATAATGAAAGATTTTTTACGGTTCAAAAAAGAAAATCTTACTCGGATGTAAAGACCCACTTGCCGTTCGCTTCCGTCAAGCCGTATTCGTTGCGAAGCAGTTTTTCCAGCCCCGTATGCATTTCCCGGGAAACCGAGGCAAGTTCGGATTTCGATCCGCGAGACGGAGGCAGGCTGGTCAGCATGGTTTCCATCAGCATTTTAGCCGCAAGGAACCTTCTGCTCTTCTCTACCGCCAGGAACATCGGCTTATCCAACAGACCGATCACTTCCCAGGTAATCTGCTCAGCCTGGGCGTACTGTCCCGCGTCCTTATCCTGATCCGTGATGCGCAGCGGGAGCCGATACGGAATTTCGTCGAGCAGGGGATCAAGGCGCTCAAGATCGAAGAGGCCGATTCCGCAATTAAAGAGAACCGGCTTTCCTTCGGCCTCGAAGGCGAGCATGCGTTCGGTCGAAATAACCGGTCCGATGTCCGCGCAGCTGAGTTTGCCGGAAGAATCGGCGACCAGAATGCCGCCTTTCACGTCCATGGGAGTGCGCCAGGATTCCTCGAACGCGGCGTCGAAACCGGAGAGGGCGAACACTGCCAGGGAAACAGGATCCACCGTGTACCCCATGTTGTCGATATTGCCGAGCCAGGCGAAGCGGATTCCCTTGCTCCTGAGTTTCCGGTAAATAGGGGCGAGCACCTCGAAATTTTGCCCGTGCCCGCCCGGCATCGCGATTCCCGTGTCGGCCCTGCCCCACGCCCGGTCGAAAATCTTGCGCGGACGGCCTGAGGATGAATGGGTAATAGCGGCCATCATCGTCTGGCTTGCGGTATACATTTCTACGGAGGGGCAGCCCAGAGATTCAGCGAGCGACAGGAGCCCCGGATCCGCTACATACTCGCGAAGGGCTTCAGCTATCGCGGAGTCTGTATGGACGCTCGTCATCTGAAAAGAAGGAAGGATTACCTCTGGAAGAGTTCCTATTTCTTCCTTATAAGCCTTCTTATGCTCAAGGAGCATTCTCAATTTCAGGAAGAGGAAACTCCACCCCGGCGAACCGTCCGGGTTCAGGAAGGCGGGAGTGATGCCCTTGGGCTTTCCGCGGCAATCGTCGGCGAGCGTATGAAAGAGATCCCCGAACTGGTCGAACAGCTCGGGATCCAGCGAACGGTTTTTTTTGTTGTCCGCATAGCTCGAGGCCGAGCCCCCGTTCAATACGCCGTACGCGGTCTGCGGATATAAGCGGATGCCGATCTTCCGCAGCAGAGCTTCGTCGAGAAGGAGAAGATCCTCGGACTCCGACGGAACTGCTTGGGCTCCGTTCAATAGAGAAAGCGGGAGGCCCAGATGAAAGAGGCGGGATTCAAGGGCGGCGCGGGTTTTTGACAATTCGGCGGGACCGCGGCGGTCCACAATCGCGGGATGGGGGAAGGAGGGGACCGTTTCCGGGACAATGCCCCCGGGAGCGTCGTATTTACCCGCGTTCAGGTCGTCGAGAAAGCGGAACATACGATCGAGATCGACCCCTTCCTTTTCAAGCTGGGACGCAAGGGTCGGAGAAATATCGTCTTTTTTCAAGGCTGCACGCTCCTATCAGTAATACCTATAATCATACGAGTACCTAGGGATAATTCAACCATCTTACAGTTTTTGCATGCGAAGTCAACCGAGGCAGACCTGGGCGGGCAGGAAGGCAGATCCCGCCCTATATGAGGGGCGGAGGATTTCATGCAGATCGTCAGTTTCGCACGCGCCGGCTATACCGGAGAAATCGTAAAAGTGGAAGCGGATTTACGGAGAGGAATTCCGGCGATAGACATCGTCGGCCTGCCCGACGGAGCGGTGCGCGAAGCCCGGGAGCGGATGCGCGTCGCTATCAGAAATTCCGGGCTGGACTTTCCCCGCGAACGGATACTCATAAACTTAAGCCCGGCAGACCTGAAAAAAGAGGGAGGATCCTTCGATCTGCCGATTGCGTTGGGTGTGCTGGCCGCCTCGGAGGGAAACGTACCGGAAGGAGAAGCGATACTGGTTCTGGGGGAACTTGAGCTTTCAGGAACCGTCCGGCCGGTTCGCGGAGTTCTCGCCGCCGTCGCGCGCGCGCAGGAAGCGGGCATCGCCGACTTCATCCTTCCTGCAGAAAATCTGGAGGAAGCCCGGCTTTTGGGCGCCCCTGCCCGCGGAGCCCGTAATCTCGCAGAGGCATTGAACGCCTACCACGAAATATGCTCGATACGCGCGCTCTGCGGCTCGGATGCGGAAACAGAAGGCTCCGGCGATGCCGACGGCGCGAAGGACATCTCGGCGGAGAATAACGCCGAAGAGCCCCGCTGGAGAAGCTACCGGCTGGGATACGAAGACGTGCGGGGCCAGGAGAGGCTCGTGCGCGGATTGCAGATCGCGGCCGCCGGAGGCCATCACCTTGTCGCTTGGGGGCCGCCGGGATGCGGAAAAAGCCTGGCGCTGGGACGCTTCGACTGCCTCCTCCCGGACATGGACCGAAAAACAGCGCTCGAGGCGACCCGCATCCACAGCATCGCCGGAACCCTCGAAGCGGATTTTTCCAACGGCTCTCGCGCCCTGCTTTCCCGGCCTCCCTTCAGGCAGCCCCATCAAAACGCGAGCCTTGAAGG
Encoded proteins:
- a CDS encoding YifB family Mg chelatase-like AAA ATPase, whose protein sequence is MQIVSFARAGYTGEIVKVEADLRRGIPAIDIVGLPDGAVREARERMRVAIRNSGLDFPRERILINLSPADLKKEGGSFDLPIALGVLAASEGNVPEGEAILVLGELELSGTVRPVRGVLAAVARAQEAGIADFILPAENLEEARLLGAPARGARNLAEALNAYHEICSIRALCGSDAETEGSGDADGAKDISAENNAEEPRWRSYRLGYEDVRGQERLVRGLQIAAAGGHHLVAWGPPGCGKSLALGRFDCLLPDMDRKTALEATRIHSIAGTLEADFSNGSRALLSRPPFRQPHQNASLEGMIGGGKHCLPGEISLAHGGTLFLDEAAQFRSGVLQALRTPLETGTVTLSRAGKNETFPADFQLLMALNPCPCGHFGESGRVCTCGPEAVDRYWKRLAGPLLDRMDIRVPLSAPEGESFADPGRAPDTESLRREIDRARRMQRERGAVLNGKLAPGDIEKLCVLSESAQALFGKGMETARLSGRGGHGVLKVSRTIADMEGSVLIEEEHLMEAFQFRRWSGLLPDFLS